In the genome of Ancylomarina subtilis, one region contains:
- a CDS encoding dihydroorotate dehydrogenase-like protein — translation MINLETTYMGLTLKNPIVVSSSGLTNSVRKIKILEEKGAGAVVLKSLFEEQITNEASHLISSDPKNTAYPEAEDYIVNYVKGNSISNYLELIREAKKAVSIPVIASINCVSAKDWTSFAKEIEKAGADAIELNVFIVPNDKNKSSEAYEKLYFDVFSAVKKQVTIPIAMKLGIYFTNMMAVANRLNGDGADALVLFNRFYEPDIDIDKMEMTTAEVLSSPADIRKSLRFVGMISDKIRGIDISASTGIHDGKAAIKQLLAGAQTVQVCSTIYENGFDRVSDIITDITKWMQEKEYKTVDEFRGKLSYGSVEDSAMYERAQFMKYFSNSKKEVLQ, via the coding sequence ATGATAAATCTTGAAACCACCTATATGGGATTGACTTTAAAAAATCCCATTGTAGTTAGCAGTTCTGGTTTAACCAACTCTGTTCGTAAAATTAAAATATTGGAAGAAAAAGGTGCTGGCGCTGTTGTTTTGAAATCTCTGTTTGAAGAGCAAATCACCAATGAAGCGTCGCATTTAATTTCTTCAGATCCTAAAAATACGGCCTATCCTGAGGCTGAAGATTATATTGTTAATTATGTGAAAGGGAATTCAATTTCGAACTATCTGGAACTGATTCGTGAAGCCAAAAAGGCTGTTTCGATTCCTGTAATTGCTAGTATCAACTGTGTGTCAGCCAAAGATTGGACATCCTTTGCAAAAGAGATTGAGAAGGCTGGTGCTGATGCTATCGAGTTGAATGTATTTATTGTACCCAACGATAAAAACAAATCTTCAGAGGCGTATGAAAAGTTGTATTTCGATGTTTTCTCAGCAGTAAAAAAGCAGGTGACTATTCCGATTGCAATGAAATTGGGGATCTATTTTACCAATATGATGGCTGTTGCTAACCGTTTGAATGGAGATGGTGCAGATGCTTTAGTTTTGTTCAACCGCTTTTACGAGCCGGATATTGATATCGACAAGATGGAAATGACTACAGCTGAAGTGTTGAGTTCTCCTGCTGATATCCGTAAATCATTGCGTTTTGTTGGAATGATCAGCGATAAAATTCGTGGTATCGACATTTCGGCATCTACCGGTATTCACGATGGTAAAGCGGCAATTAAGCAGTTGTTAGCAGGTGCTCAAACAGTTCAGGTTTGCTCTACGATTTACGAAAATGGTTTTGACAGAGTGTCTGATATCATCACTGATATTACCAAGTGGATGCAAGAGAAGGAATATAAAACAGTTGACGAATTTAGAGGTAAATTGAGTTATGGCAGTGTTGAGGATTCAGCAATGTATGAAAGAGCTCAGTTTATGAAATATTTTTCAAATTCTAAAAAAGAGGTTCTGCAATAG
- a CDS encoding YggS family pyridoxal phosphate-dependent enzyme: MSISKNIEQVLKSIPERVKLIAVSKTKPKEDIVEAYEGGYRIFGENKPQELKQKFEDLPKDIEWHFIGHLQTNKVKYIAEFVHLIHAVDSLKLLKEINKQALKHNRVINCLLQFHIAMEESKFGYALDEAREMLNSEEFKNLEGINIVGVMGMATFTDDQDQVRSEFKQLKTNFEILKTEFFKDKADFKEISMGMSGDYELAIEEGSTMVRVGSSIFGAR, encoded by the coding sequence ATGAGTATTTCAAAGAATATAGAGCAGGTTTTAAAAAGCATCCCGGAAAGAGTTAAGCTTATTGCGGTATCAAAGACTAAACCGAAAGAGGATATTGTAGAGGCTTACGAAGGGGGATACCGGATTTTTGGCGAGAATAAGCCTCAGGAGTTAAAACAAAAATTTGAAGATCTTCCTAAAGATATTGAATGGCATTTTATTGGACATCTACAGACCAATAAGGTTAAATATATTGCAGAATTTGTTCATCTTATTCATGCTGTAGATAGTCTGAAACTTCTAAAGGAGATCAATAAGCAGGCTCTGAAACACAATCGTGTTATCAATTGTTTATTGCAATTTCATATCGCCATGGAGGAGAGTAAATTTGGATATGCTTTAGATGAAGCCAGAGAAATGTTGAATTCAGAGGAGTTTAAAAATCTTGAGGGCATCAATATTGTTGGTGTAATGGGGATGGCAACGTTTACCGATGACCAGGATCAGGTGCGTTCGGAATTTAAACAACTGAAAACCAATTTTGAAATACTAAAAACGGAGTTTTTCAAAGATAAGGCTGATTTTAAAGAAATATCCATGGGAATGTCCGGTGATTACGAATTGGCCATTGAAGAGGGCAGTACGATGGTACGAGTAGGAAGCTCAATTTTCGGTGCCAGATAA
- a CDS encoding response regulator transcription factor produces the protein MSTIKIPNILLVEDDPSLGSLMKDFLGMEGFTVTLARDGVEGLSTFMSNTFDLCLLDVMMPLMDGFTLARKIRKKNDNIPIIFLTAKSLKEDKLNGFDLGGDDYITKPFDEDELVRRIHAVLKRSFKPVVEEECKCKIGKFEFDHSNLELTYKGETTRITKKEADVLIMLCNNRNSLVKREDILVKVWGENDYFMGRSLDVFITKLRKHLKPDPAIKIENVHGVGFILSDGTK, from the coding sequence ATGAGTACGATAAAAATTCCCAATATCCTTCTGGTAGAAGACGATCCCAGCTTAGGCTCATTAATGAAAGATTTTCTTGGCATGGAAGGTTTTACTGTAACGCTGGCACGTGACGGCGTTGAGGGCTTATCGACCTTTATGTCTAATACATTTGATCTCTGCCTTTTGGATGTGATGATGCCTCTGATGGATGGTTTTACATTGGCGCGTAAGATTCGAAAAAAGAACGACAATATTCCGATTATCTTTTTAACTGCAAAATCCTTAAAGGAAGATAAGTTGAATGGTTTTGATTTAGGTGGTGACGATTACATTACGAAACCTTTTGATGAAGATGAATTGGTTAGGCGAATTCATGCCGTACTTAAGCGTTCGTTTAAGCCTGTTGTTGAGGAAGAATGCAAATGTAAAATTGGGAAGTTTGAATTTGACCATTCAAATCTTGAGCTCACCTACAAGGGCGAGACGACTCGTATTACCAAAAAAGAGGCTGATGTTTTGATTATGCTTTGCAATAATCGAAATTCATTGGTTAAGCGTGAAGATATTCTGGTGAAGGTTTGGGGTGAGAATGATTATTTTATGGGTCGAAGCCTTGATGTGTTTATCACGAAATTACGAAAGCATCTAAAACCGGATCCGGCCATTAAGATTGAAAATGTGCATGGGGTTGGTTTTATTTTGAGTGATGGTACCAAATAG